From Pseudomonadota bacterium:
TGGCAGTGCGGCGGTGTAAAGGTTGCCGATTTCCATCATCGGCTCTGACCCCAGCGTCAGGGGTCGGCCCACGTAGGTGTTGAACAACTCGGTCTTGCGGACCGCCCGTATGACCTGCATGGCCAGCGGATAAGGGTCATCGTTCAGTCGACTGTCCGCCACCAGTTCCAGCAGGTCTGGCGTCGCCAGAAGCTCACGTTTGAGCTCCGCTGCGTCGACGCCGGCCTCAGCGGCGGCTGCGGTCAGTGCAGCGAATGCTTCATCGTCGGCGGCCATGGCGCCCAACACGGAAATCGCCAGCCCGGTTTCCGGCATCCGGCGGTAGGGTCGGTGCATAAAGACGCCAGCCAGCGACTCCATATAGCTCTTGGGCGCCTGGCCACGGCGGCGCCACAAATCCCGCATCGCGGTCAGCGTGGCGTCGAGATAGCAGCTGGTGGAGTAGTGACCGTTAAAAACCGGAAAGTCGCGGCTTTGCCCGAAGGGTCGCGGGGCCCGGCTGCTGGCCTGGCTCATCGGCTTACGGAAGTCGATCAGGCGATAGTCCGAGGCGCTGCCGGACCAGGGCAGGAGCAGCTCGAGCAGCGCCGGTTTTGCGCTGAGCGCCATAGCCACGGCCCCGGCGCCCTGCGTGGGCTCGCCGCTGCTGCCTCGCGCGTACTCAGCAACGTCCCCGCAGATCACCAGCGCCAGACTGTCCTCCGGCTCACACGCCAGAAAGCGCGCCGCACTCTTCAGGCCATAAACGCCGCCGAGGCAAGCATGCTTGAACTCCGGCACCTCGCAGTGGCGGCTGATCGGCTCCAGCCCAAGCTGGGGCAGGACCTGGTTCAGCAACCCTTTGACCACCACCGCACCGGCCGAGTTGTCGGTGCTCGATTCGGTGCCGAGCGCGAGGAAGCGAATCTTGGTTGTGTCGATTTGATTTCTGACGATCAGCCGCAGCGCGGCCTCGGCGGCCATGGTGTAAACGTTCTCCCTGGGCCCGCGGACGCGGAAGCTGTTGCCCACAACCGCCTGGATTTTGCCTGCCGAGTGGCCGTACCAGTCACACCACTTCGCCAGATCGACCCGATAGGGAGGAATGTATGCAGCAATAGCGCTGATGCCAGGTGCCATAGACGACCGATTGTCAGGAGAAAGTGACACCAGTATGCCGCAGGACCTCGCGGGTTTAAATCACGCCTTGTTCGGTCATACCCGAAAGCTGGTCGTCGGTGTAACCGAGCATGCCCGTCAACACATCCTTATTATGCTGGCCGAGCTCAGGCCCAGGGCTGTGCACGGCTCCAGGCGTCAGAGACAGCTTTGGCGCCACATTCTGCATCTGGAGGTCACCCAGCTCCGGATGCATGACCTTGATGATCGCTTCCCGGGCCTTGAAGTGAGGGTCTTCGAGCATGTCCGGCGCGCGATAGATTTTGCCCACCGGAACCCCGTGTTCCTCCATGAGGCTGACCAACGTGTCGGCGTCTTGGGTTCGCGTCCACTCCGACACCATCTCATCCAGCTCTATCTGCACGGCGCCCCGAGCGGCGTGCGTTGAGTACCGCTCATCTTCGGCCAGCTGCGGTTGCCCCATGGCGGCCGCCAGGCGTCGGAACACCGTATCCTGATTGGCGGCGATCAGAATCATTTTGTCATCTGCCGTGGGATACACGTTCGAAGGGGCGACGTTGGGCAGGATGGCGCCGGTGCGCTCGCGAACATAGCCGGTCTTGTCGTATTCGGTGATCAGCGACTCCATCATGTTGAGCACCGCCTCGTAGATGGCCGAATCCACGATCTGGCCTTCGCCGGTCTGGTTCTTGTGGTGCAGCGCCGCGAGCGCGCCCACCGTGGCAAATGTGGCTGCTAGGGAATCGCCTATGCTGATACCCATGCGGCTGGGGGGCGTTGAGGGGTCGCCGCACACGTAACGAAGACCGCCCATCGCCTCGCCGATGGAGCCGTAGCCGGCGCGCTTCGAGTAGGGCCCGGTTTGTCCCTGGCCGGAAACTCGGATCATGATGATGCCGGGGTTGATCGCCTTGAGCTCTTGGTATCCCAGATTCCACTTCTCCATAGTCCCGGGGCGGAAGTTTTCCAGCACAAAATCCGCCTGAGCAACCAGTTCGCGCACGATGGCCTGACCTTCGGGTACTCGGAGATTCACGGTGACCGATTTCTTATTTCGAGCCACAACCGGCCACCAGAGTGACTTGCCGTGGGCTTTTTCCTGGCCCCAGACGCGCATCGGATCCCCGACGCCGGGTGCCTCGAGTTTGATGACCTCCGCGCCCATGTCACCCAGCAGCTGTCCGCAAAAAGGCCCCGCGAGCAGCGTGCCCATTTCGATTACGCGCAGCCCTTTCAGCGGCCCGCTTGGTCCTGACGCCTGTGACATCGTTCTACCCCATAGAAAAGACTGTGTTGTATACCGTTCCAGCAGCGGCCCAGTCAAATGTCCAGACATTTAAAAAAGGTATACTGCCGCCCTTCGTGACGCATTGCGGGAGTGAGAACTGTGAGTCGCATCGAGGTGATTGAAGTGGGCCCGAGGGACGGGCTCCAGTCCGAGCTTGAAATTGTGTCGACCTCGGACAAGGCGGAATTTGTCCGACGTTCGCTCGAGGCGGGCATTCGGCGGCTTGAGGTAACCAGCTTCGTGCATCCAAAGCGCGTCCCCCAGATGGCCGACGCGGAAGACCTGATGGCCACCGCGCCCCGAACGGACGACTCCTGTTTTATCGGCCTGGCCCTGAACGAGCGCGGCTGCCAGCGGGCGCTGGACGCCGGCTGCGACATGGTGGGCTTTGTGGTTGTCTCGAGCAACACGTTCAACCAGCGCAACCAGGG
This genomic window contains:
- a CDS encoding hydroxymethylglutaryl-CoA synthase — its product is MSLSPDNRSSMAPGISAIAAYIPPYRVDLAKWCDWYGHSAGKIQAVVGNSFRVRGPRENVYTMAAEAALRLIVRNQIDTTKIRFLALGTESSTDNSAGAVVVKGLLNQVLPQLGLEPISRHCEVPEFKHACLGGVYGLKSAARFLACEPEDSLALVICGDVAEYARGSSGEPTQGAGAVAMALSAKPALLELLLPWSGSASDYRLIDFRKPMSQASSRAPRPFGQSRDFPVFNGHYSTSCYLDATLTAMRDLWRRRGQAPKSYMESLAGVFMHRPYRRMPETGLAISVLGAMAADDEAFAALTAAAAEAGVDAAELKRELLATPDLLELVADSRLNDDPYPLAMQVIRAVRKTELFNTYVGRPLTLGSEPMMEIGNLYTAALPAWLGAGLEEAAGPGPLASEPAAKLQAGDEILLVGYGSGDAAEAIPARMVEGWQQAASRIEFRGTLADAIDLTQHQYEVLHDTGDCEGLRPPPAARFLLDRIGQRDDPEFADAGVEYYQVTARTEPQGSARSA
- a CDS encoding CaiB/BaiF CoA-transferase family protein, translating into MSQASGPSGPLKGLRVIEMGTLLAGPFCGQLLGDMGAEVIKLEAPGVGDPMRVWGQEKAHGKSLWWPVVARNKKSVTVNLRVPEGQAIVRELVAQADFVLENFRPGTMEKWNLGYQELKAINPGIIMIRVSGQGQTGPYSKRAGYGSIGEAMGGLRYVCGDPSTPPSRMGISIGDSLAATFATVGALAALHHKNQTGEGQIVDSAIYEAVLNMMESLITEYDKTGYVRERTGAILPNVAPSNVYPTADDKMILIAANQDTVFRRLAAAMGQPQLAEDERYSTHAARGAVQIELDEMVSEWTRTQDADTLVSLMEEHGVPVGKIYRAPDMLEDPHFKAREAIIKVMHPELGDLQMQNVAPKLSLTPGAVHSPGPELGQHNKDVLTGMLGYTDDQLSGMTEQGVI